From a single Bacteroidota bacterium genomic region:
- a CDS encoding ParA family protein, translating to MGKVIAVANQKGGVGKTTTSINLASSIAVAEIPVLLIDIDPQANATSGIGFPKEEIGNSIYDVIISNADPRECTLKTQMPFLDIIPSHINLVGAEIEMVGMDEPHKNLLKALTPLRQKYKYIIIDAPPSLGLLTLNALTAADSVLIPVQCEYFALEGLSQLMNTINLVKKDLNPSLDVEGVLLTMFDARTNLSRQVAAEVKKYFGEKVYESIIFRNIRIGEAPSFGKPLILYDAMSPGTENYLDLANEIMRKNRDTSFTRRVKAWNDTDQDKPFFKAILQKKNQIETVTGDRV from the coding sequence ATGGGAAAAGTGATTGCTGTTGCCAACCAGAAGGGCGGGGTAGGAAAAACCACGACTTCAATAAATCTTGCCTCCTCTATTGCGGTGGCCGAGATTCCTGTTTTACTGATTGACATCGACCCTCAGGCCAATGCAACCAGTGGAATCGGCTTTCCAAAGGAGGAAATCGGGAATTCCATCTATGATGTGATCATCTCGAATGCAGATCCGCGTGAGTGCACCCTGAAAACTCAGATGCCCTTTCTGGATATTATTCCCTCGCACATTAACCTGGTGGGTGCTGAAATTGAAATGGTTGGAATGGATGAACCCCACAAAAACCTGCTCAAAGCACTGACTCCGCTTCGTCAGAAGTACAAATACATTATTATAGATGCCCCTCCCAGCCTGGGTCTGCTCACGCTGAACGCACTGACTGCTGCCGATTCGGTCCTGATTCCGGTTCAGTGCGAATATTTCGCTCTGGAGGGACTCAGCCAACTGATGAATACCATCAACCTGGTCAAAAAGGACCTGAATCCATCTCTGGATGTTGAGGGAGTTCTGCTGACCATGTTTGATGCCCGCACCAACCTTTCCCGGCAGGTGGCCGCCGAAGTGAAAAAGTATTTTGGTGAAAAGGTGTATGAATCCATCATTTTCCGGAATATCCGGATTGGTGAGGCACCCAGTTTTGGAAAACCACTGATTCTTTATGATGCCATGAGCCCGGGTACCGAAAATTATCTGGACCTTGCCAATGAAATCATGCGTAAGAACCGTGATACCTCCTTTACACGCCGGGTCAAAGCCTGGAATGATACCGATCAGGACAAACCGTTTTTTAAGGCCATCCTTCAGAAAAAAAATCAGATTGAAACGGTGACAGGAGATCGGGTATAG
- a CDS encoding ParB/RepB/Spo0J family partition protein: MAKLALGRGLGALLPSDDGEKKVQQVVKEKYRVDETVINTQFITVSSDLIDPNPFQPRTEFDPEALEELKNSIIEHGIIQPLTVRQKPNGRYELIAGERRLRASRLASLGTVPVYILDIRTDEEMLELAIIENIQRKDLNAIEVANGYRRLMEECHLTQDEVAKRVGKDRTTVTNLLRLLKLPDFLQEAIVHGQISMGHARAMLMVSDDDFLKELTERIIREDLSVRAVERLVKAGPVPVKKEPKPVRTPGSASVQDVERRLRTVLSTKVSVREKTKESGSITIEYFSLDELERILDLIESAPHE; encoded by the coding sequence GTGGCAAAACTTGCATTAGGCCGCGGGTTGGGTGCATTGTTACCCAGCGATGATGGCGAGAAAAAAGTCCAGCAGGTGGTGAAAGAAAAGTACCGGGTTGATGAAACGGTTATCAACACCCAGTTCATCACGGTTTCTTCCGACCTGATTGATCCGAACCCCTTTCAGCCAAGAACCGAATTTGATCCTGAGGCACTGGAGGAATTAAAGAATTCCATCATTGAGCATGGCATTATTCAGCCGCTGACCGTCCGGCAGAAGCCCAATGGCCGGTATGAACTGATTGCTGGCGAACGCAGGCTGAGAGCTTCGAGACTGGCCAGTCTCGGAACCGTTCCTGTTTATATTCTGGATATACGGACAGACGAGGAAATGCTCGAACTGGCCATTATCGAGAACATTCAGCGCAAGGATCTGAATGCCATTGAGGTGGCTAACGGGTATCGTCGTCTCATGGAAGAATGCCACCTGACCCAGGATGAAGTGGCTAAACGGGTTGGGAAGGACCGGACGACAGTTACGAACCTGCTCCGTCTTTTAAAACTCCCCGATTTTCTGCAGGAAGCCATTGTACATGGACAGATTTCCATGGGACATGCGCGCGCCATGCTGATGGTGAGTGACGACGATTTTCTTAAAGAACTGACTGAACGGATTATCCGTGAGGATCTTTCAGTCCGTGCGGTGGAGCGGCTGGTAAAAGCAGGACCGGTTCCTGTTAAAAAAGAGCCCAAACCAGTCAGAACTCCCGGATCGGCATCAGTTCAGGATGTTGAACGCCGGTTGAGGACGGTTTTATCCACCAAAGTGTCCGTACGGGAGAAAACAAAAGAGTCCGGGTCCATCACCATTGAATATTTCAGTCTGGATGAATTGGAACGGATTCTGGACCTCATTGAATCGGCACCGCATGAGTAA
- a CDS encoding chorismate-binding protein: MYRLTPIVESFIADSDTPVTVFLKLRAYYRLPFLFESVESGNRIGRYSFIGIEPVFEVKSDHERVTVEPKVSWFSLPLPEGKPVDQLRALLGSFSTSVVPGLPGFTSGLVGHFSYESISHTEPHLVFSNPSDYPCPLVHLLGFDTLIIFDNVTRRLHLVSNVWSHDTNPIPADYSDESAVRRKLDRVRNQILDLRCRFPQKSVPSHPDFHAAPDVFKNGVEQTKFHIREGDIFQLVLSRRLYSTYEGDSFELFRALRVINPSPYLFYLDMGNGLTAVGSSPEVMVRIRDRQVEVRPIAGTRRRGKTEAEDLAIEQELMTDEKELAEHLMLIDLGRNDVGRVSEPGSVSVPDRMVIERYSHVMHIVSGVTGKLKAGMTSIDAFFSCFPAGTLTGAPKIRAMQIIEELEPVRRGIYGGAIGYLDFNGGMDTCIAIRTLVRHGNQLFLQAGAGIVSDSTPEREYQETREKLEANLSSLNVVRELLP, encoded by the coding sequence ATGTACCGGTTAACCCCAATTGTTGAGAGTTTTATTGCAGACAGTGACACACCCGTCACTGTGTTTCTGAAACTCAGAGCGTATTATCGCCTGCCATTTTTATTTGAATCGGTTGAATCGGGAAACCGGATCGGCCGGTATTCATTTATTGGCATCGAACCCGTTTTTGAAGTAAAAAGTGACCATGAACGGGTTACGGTTGAACCAAAAGTTTCCTGGTTTTCACTTCCGTTGCCAGAGGGTAAACCCGTCGATCAGTTGCGGGCTTTGCTTGGCAGCTTTTCCACCAGTGTGGTTCCCGGCCTTCCCGGTTTTACCAGCGGATTGGTTGGACATTTTTCATATGAGTCCATTTCGCACACCGAACCTCATCTGGTGTTTTCAAATCCGTCAGATTACCCGTGCCCCCTTGTTCACCTGCTGGGTTTCGATACCCTCATCATTTTTGATAATGTGACCCGCCGGCTTCATCTGGTTTCAAATGTCTGGAGCCATGACACAAACCCGATACCGGCCGACTATTCAGATGAATCGGCCGTTCGGCGCAAACTGGACCGGGTTCGAAATCAGATTCTGGATCTCCGGTGCCGGTTTCCTCAAAAGTCGGTTCCTTCCCATCCTGATTTTCATGCGGCTCCCGATGTTTTCAAAAACGGGGTGGAACAGACGAAATTTCACATCAGGGAAGGTGATATTTTCCAGTTGGTTCTTTCCAGACGTCTGTATTCCACCTATGAGGGGGACAGTTTTGAACTGTTCCGCGCTTTACGGGTGATCAATCCTTCTCCTTACCTGTTTTATCTCGATATGGGGAACGGGCTGACCGCGGTGGGATCCAGTCCAGAGGTCATGGTCAGAATCCGCGACCGTCAGGTGGAAGTCAGGCCGATTGCCGGTACCCGCCGCAGGGGAAAAACGGAGGCCGAAGACCTGGCCATTGAGCAGGAGCTGATGACAGATGAAAAGGAACTGGCCGAACACCTGATGCTGATCGATCTGGGTCGAAATGATGTGGGAAGAGTCAGCGAACCTGGTTCAGTCTCGGTTCCTGACCGGATGGTGATTGAACGGTACAGTCATGTGATGCATATCGTGAGCGGGGTGACCGGAAAGCTGAAAGCAGGAATGACTTCCATTGATGCGTTTTTCAGCTGCTTTCCTGCGGGAACGTTAACCGGTGCGCCGAAAATCAGAGCCATGCAGATCATTGAGGAACTGGAACCAGTCAGAAGAGGCATCTATGGAGGGGCCATCGGGTATCTCGATTTTAATGGTGGCATGGATACATGTATTGCCATCCGCACACTGGTTCGTCATGGAAATCAGTTGTTTTTACAGGCGGGTGCCGGAATTGTAAGTGATTCCACACCTGAAAGGGAATATCAGGAGACCCGTGAAAAACTAGAGGCGAACCTTTCCAGCCTGAATGTGGTCAGGGAGTTGCTGCCATGA
- a CDS encoding aminodeoxychorismate/anthranilate synthase component II, with product MILLIDNYDSFTYNLYQYLAELGADVRVIRNDDVPAAEIRNLNPAGIVLSPGPGNPKEAGITLEVIRLYHQQIPILGVCLGHQAIGEAFGGTVTYAPTLMHGKTSQIHHDGTGLFKGLPSPYRATRYHSLMVSRDQLPASLRVNAETEDGVIMGLEHREFPVAGVQFHPESILTEHGKPLLKNFLEKLK from the coding sequence ATGATTTTGCTGATAGACAACTACGATAGTTTTACTTATAATCTTTATCAGTATCTCGCCGAACTGGGAGCCGACGTCAGGGTTATCAGAAATGACGACGTGCCGGCAGCAGAAATCCGGAATCTGAATCCGGCCGGAATTGTTCTTTCTCCCGGACCGGGGAATCCGAAAGAAGCTGGTATCACGCTTGAGGTGATTCGGTTGTATCATCAGCAGATACCGATCCTTGGAGTCTGTCTGGGTCATCAGGCGATTGGAGAAGCCTTTGGCGGGACTGTTACCTACGCACCCACACTGATGCACGGAAAAACCAGCCAGATTCATCATGATGGAACCGGACTTTTTAAGGGACTGCCCAGTCCGTATCGTGCGACGCGGTACCATTCTCTGATGGTCAGCAGGGACCAATTGCCGGCCAGCCTGAGAGTGAATGCTGAAACAGAGGATGGAGTGATCATGGGACTTGAACACCGGGAGTTTCCGGTTGCAGGGGTACAGTTCCATCCCGAATCCATTCTGACTGAGCATGGAAAACCCCTGCTGAAAAATTTTCTGGAGAAACTGAAGTGA
- a CDS encoding TIGR00730 family Rossman fold protein has protein sequence MAEFTEGFEKLGSLGPAVSIFGSARTKPGEYYYEKAVRIAHLLAEKGFAIITGGGPGIMEAGNKGAKEANGISVGLNIDLPHEQHHNAYIDRHMLIEFDYFFVRKVMFVKYAQGFVMMPGGFGTMDEMFEAITLIQTQKIKPVPIILVGTAFWGGLLDWIKTAMLADGKISPEDLNLFHVTDSEAEVCEIIENFYKEQVFSPNF, from the coding sequence ATGGCCGAATTTACTGAAGGATTCGAAAAGCTGGGCAGCCTTGGACCGGCGGTTTCTATTTTCGGATCGGCCCGGACCAAACCGGGTGAATACTATTACGAAAAGGCTGTCCGGATCGCCCATCTGCTGGCTGAAAAAGGATTTGCCATCATTACCGGTGGCGGCCCGGGAATTATGGAAGCCGGCAACAAGGGTGCAAAGGAAGCCAACGGAATCAGCGTAGGACTTAACATTGATCTGCCTCATGAGCAGCATCACAATGCCTATATCGACCGTCACATGCTTATTGAATTCGATTATTTCTTTGTGCGTAAAGTGATGTTTGTTAAATACGCCCAGGGCTTTGTCATGATGCCCGGCGGCTTTGGTACCATGGATGAGATGTTCGAGGCCATCACGCTGATTCAGACCCAAAAGATTAAACCCGTTCCCATTATCCTGGTTGGAACCGCATTTTGGGGAGGTCTGCTCGACTGGATCAAAACGGCCATGCTGGCCGATGGAAAAATTTCCCCGGAAGATTTGAATCTGTTTCATGTGACCGACAGTGAGGCCGAAGTCTGTGAAATCATCGAAAATTTTTACAAAGAGCAGGTATTCAGTCCCAATTTCTGA
- a CDS encoding transglycosylase SLT domain-containing protein produces MILLLLFLGGCQPSAPQPVSDPAHISHQTVLPAYPDTMVVCGIRLPLEDPEVRDRFEREFYNTLHNENVSQQTIAAANTVFPIILPIIREAGLPEDLKYLAIAESNLRTAVSVAGATGVWQLMELVARSENLKINYWVDERNHLEKSTRVAMTFLKHLHKKYGDWNLAFAAYNVGETNINDNLKFQHVRRFFDLYLNEETSRYIFRIYAAKAVFEDPTKYGLPAYEFKTDSYRYVTINGPVENLTKLALEQGTSYRQLRILNPWIRRRGLPEGTWTLAFPSSSVPGSIDLAGYEYTKNPPVGTTPSGVVTHKVTDGDTLLSIALAYDVEVNEIRRWNNLKSDMIMVGQQLKIYLK; encoded by the coding sequence ATGATTCTGTTGCTTCTTTTTTTGGGCGGATGCCAGCCCTCTGCTCCTCAACCGGTTTCTGATCCGGCTCACATCAGCCATCAAACGGTGCTTCCTGCCTATCCCGATACCATGGTGGTTTGCGGGATTCGGTTGCCACTGGAGGATCCTGAAGTACGGGATCGGTTTGAAAGGGAATTCTATAACACCCTGCACAATGAAAATGTGTCACAGCAAACCATTGCTGCCGCCAATACCGTTTTTCCCATCATTCTTCCCATCATCAGAGAAGCGGGCTTACCCGAGGATCTGAAATACCTGGCCATTGCTGAATCCAACCTGCGCACCGCAGTCAGCGTGGCGGGGGCAACCGGTGTCTGGCAACTGATGGAACTGGTAGCCCGATCGGAAAACCTCAAAATCAATTATTGGGTGGATGAGCGAAATCATCTGGAAAAATCGACCCGGGTGGCCATGACCTTTCTGAAACATCTCCACAAAAAATATGGTGACTGGAATCTGGCCTTTGCTGCTTATAACGTCGGGGAAACCAACATCAATGACAACCTGAAGTTCCAGCATGTGAGACGGTTTTTTGATCTGTATCTGAATGAAGAAACCAGCCGGTACATCTTCCGGATTTATGCGGCCAAGGCCGTATTTGAGGATCCGACGAAATATGGATTGCCGGCCTATGAGTTTAAAACCGACTCTTACCGCTATGTGACCATCAACGGGCCGGTGGAAAACCTGACAAAGCTGGCGCTGGAGCAGGGAACCAGTTACCGTCAGCTGAGAATTCTGAATCCCTGGATCCGGCGCAGGGGTCTGCCGGAAGGTACCTGGACGCTTGCCTTTCCTTCATCATCGGTTCCCGGATCCATTGATCTGGCCGGCTATGAATACACAAAAAATCCACCGGTCGGAACCACACCATCCGGAGTGGTCACCCACAAGGTAACCGATGGGGATACACTGCTTTCAATCGCCCTGGCCTATGATGTTGAAGTGAATGAAATCAGACGATGGAATAATCTGAAGTCAGACATGATCATGGTGGGTCAGCAACTGAAAATCTACCTGAAATAA